One window of Thalassovita mediterranea genomic DNA carries:
- the secF gene encoding protein translocase subunit SecF encodes MLLQYWPNSTNVRFMSFRLPALLFSAILIAASFALIFTKGMNFGIDFAGGSVIEIEQPEGVQEEDVREVMGGLGLGEVGVNAARGTGVEAIEVIVIRFATQPAEPGMDQDTAQQQANDRVRAALNEAFPGLNVRSSAAVGPKVSGELLRSGLMALAVALALMMAYISVRFQWKYALGAVAALFHDVIITMGMFSLTQFEFNLSTIAALLTIVGYSMNDTVIVFDRVREEARKYKKMEPDKVIDLAVNQTLSRTLLTSGTTLLALFSIYLFGGTVLSGMSFALIFGVIIGTYSSVFVASSVLLLLGLDQGEKQRREVEGFQGV; translated from the coding sequence ATGCTTCTCCAATACTGGCCAAATAGCACCAATGTCCGCTTCATGTCGTTCAGACTGCCGGCGCTGCTATTCTCGGCGATCCTGATCGCCGCATCCTTCGCCCTCATCTTCACCAAGGGTATGAATTTCGGCATCGACTTCGCTGGCGGCTCCGTCATTGAGATTGAACAACCCGAAGGCGTGCAGGAAGAGGATGTCCGTGAGGTCATGGGCGGTCTCGGTCTTGGCGAGGTCGGCGTCAACGCCGCCCGTGGCACCGGTGTCGAAGCGATCGAAGTGATCGTCATCCGCTTTGCGACCCAGCCTGCAGAGCCCGGCATGGACCAGGACACGGCGCAGCAACAAGCCAATGACCGCGTCCGCGCCGCTTTGAATGAGGCGTTTCCAGGTCTCAACGTGCGGAGCAGTGCTGCTGTCGGGCCGAAAGTCTCCGGTGAGCTTCTCAGAAGCGGCCTTATGGCGCTTGCCGTCGCGCTGGCGCTGATGATGGCCTACATCTCGGTCCGCTTCCAATGGAAGTACGCGCTCGGCGCCGTTGCTGCGCTGTTCCACGATGTCATCATCACCATGGGCATGTTCTCGCTCACCCAATTCGAGTTCAACCTGTCCACCATCGCAGCACTTCTGACGATTGTTGGTTACTCGATGAACGACACCGTCATCGTGTTTGACCGCGTCCGTGAAGAGGCCCGCAAGTACAAGAAGATGGAGCCGGACAAGGTTATCGATCTTGCCGTCAACCAGACGCTGTCGCGTACCTTGCTGACATCCGGCACCACGCTTCTGGCGCTGTTCAGCATCTACCTTTTCGGTGGCACCGTGCTCAGCGGCATGAGCTTCGCGCTCATCTTCGGCGTGATCATCGGTACGTATTCGTCGGTGTTCGTTGCGTCCTCAGTGCTGCTCCTGCTTGGCCTTGACCAGGGTGAGAAGCAGCGCCGCGAGGTTGAAGGCTTCCAGGGCGTCTGA
- a CDS encoding NAD kinase: MSIKISFTASRRPEAQEALQRLTRQYGQYSEEEAEVIVALGGDGSMLNAMRRRFDDRKPVYGMNRGTVGFLMNDYVEENLIDRLNRAEKAMLVPLRMVATDVHGEHFERLAINEVSLFRETAQSAKLRIRVDGNERMSELTCDGIMVATPAGSTAYNLSAHGPILPIGANLLALTPVSAFRPRRWRGALLRHDARVEFEIVEPNRRPVSAAADNQEVRDIAKVSVTEDRSKPLTMLFDPGHALDERILREQFSF, translated from the coding sequence ATGAGCATCAAGATCTCTTTCACCGCATCGCGGCGACCGGAAGCGCAGGAAGCCCTGCAGCGCCTGACCCGTCAGTATGGCCAGTATTCCGAGGAGGAAGCAGAGGTCATCGTGGCACTTGGCGGCGACGGGTCGATGCTGAATGCGATGCGACGGCGCTTTGACGATCGCAAGCCCGTCTATGGCATGAACCGCGGCACGGTCGGTTTCCTGATGAATGACTATGTCGAGGAAAACCTGATTGATCGGCTGAACCGGGCTGAGAAAGCCATGCTCGTGCCACTCCGCATGGTTGCGACTGATGTGCATGGTGAGCATTTCGAACGTCTTGCGATCAATGAGGTCTCGCTATTCCGCGAAACGGCCCAGAGCGCAAAGCTGCGCATTCGGGTCGATGGCAATGAGCGGATGAGCGAGCTGACCTGCGACGGCATCATGGTTGCGACGCCTGCAGGCTCAACAGCTTACAACCTCTCGGCGCACGGCCCTATTCTTCCCATTGGCGCGAATCTGTTGGCCCTCACACCGGTGAGCGCGTTCCGGCCACGTCGCTGGCGCGGCGCCCTCTTGCGTCACGATGCGCGTGTGGAATTCGAGATCGTTGAACCGAACCGGCGCCCCGTGTCTGCTGCTGCGGACAATCAGGAAGTGCGCGACATTGCGAAGGTCTCTGTCACTGAAGACCGCAGCAAGCCGCTCACCATGCTGTTCGACCCGGGACACGCCCTGGATGAGCGTATCCTTCGCGAACAGTTTTCCTTCTAG
- the hemA gene encoding 5-aminolevulinate synthase, with product MKHLKAFEDALTDIRDEGRYRVFVDLQRHRGNFPKATAKFEDGEREITVWCSNDYLGMGQDDDVLNSMHEAIDSFGAGSGGTRNISGTTRYHVELERELADLHGKTGALLFTSGYVANDATLSTLGKILPGLIIYSDALNHASMIEGIRRSGADRRIFRHNDVEHLRALMENDDPSRPKLIAFESVYSMDGDVGPLKELCDLADEFDALTYLDEVHAVGMYGEEGAGVAQREQLMDRIDIIEGTLGKAYGVMGGYIAAHDTIIDAIRSMASGFIFTTSTCPVMAAGALASVRKLRTEDGRTLRADHQAKAALLKAKFRNAGLPVMDSVTHIVPLLVGDPEKCKALSDTLLFDFGIYVQPINYPTVPRGTERLRFTPGPVHDEVMMDELVAAILAVWKQLGLEEAA from the coding sequence ATGAAACATCTCAAGGCGTTCGAAGATGCGCTGACTGATATTCGCGATGAGGGCCGCTACCGCGTCTTCGTCGACCTTCAGCGTCATCGCGGCAATTTCCCGAAAGCGACCGCCAAATTTGAAGATGGCGAGCGCGAGATCACCGTCTGGTGCTCGAACGATTATCTCGGCATGGGTCAGGACGATGACGTCCTGAACTCCATGCATGAGGCAATCGACAGCTTTGGCGCTGGTTCCGGTGGCACCCGCAACATTTCGGGCACGACGCGCTACCACGTCGAGCTAGAGCGTGAGCTCGCGGACCTTCACGGCAAGACCGGCGCGCTCCTGTTCACGTCTGGCTACGTCGCCAATGACGCAACCCTGTCGACGCTCGGCAAGATCCTGCCAGGCCTCATTATCTATTCCGACGCGCTGAACCACGCGTCGATGATTGAAGGCATTCGTCGCTCAGGCGCTGACCGCCGCATCTTCCGTCACAATGACGTCGAGCACCTGCGCGCCCTGATGGAAAATGATGATCCATCGCGCCCAAAGCTTATCGCTTTTGAGAGCGTCTACTCGATGGACGGCGATGTTGGACCGCTGAAAGAACTCTGCGATCTCGCAGATGAATTCGATGCACTGACCTATCTCGATGAAGTCCATGCTGTTGGCATGTACGGCGAGGAAGGCGCAGGCGTTGCCCAGCGCGAGCAGCTGATGGACCGGATCGACATTATCGAAGGCACGCTCGGCAAGGCTTACGGCGTCATGGGTGGCTATATCGCCGCGCACGACACCATCATCGACGCGATCCGCTCGATGGCTTCGGGCTTTATCTTCACCACCTCGACCTGTCCGGTTATGGCAGCTGGCGCACTGGCAAGTGTCCGCAAGCTTCGCACCGAGGACGGCCGCACGCTTCGTGCCGACCACCAGGCCAAGGCCGCGCTCCTGAAAGCGAAGTTCCGCAATGCGGGTCTGCCGGTCATGGACAGCGTAACCCACATCGTCCCGCTGCTCGTTGGCGACCCGGAAAAATGCAAGGCGCTTTCCGACACGCTGCTCTTCGACTTCGGCATCTATGTCCAGCCCATCAACTATCCGACAGTACCGCGCGGCACGGAGCGTCTTCGCTTCACGCCCGGCCCTGTGCACGATGAAGTGATGATGGATGAACTGGTTGCTGCCATCCTCGCTGTCTGGAAACAGCTTGGACTTGAGGAAGCCGCCTGA
- a CDS encoding cysteine desulfurase — MARALDLNAVRAEFPILSREVNGRPLVYLDNAASAQTPDAVLDCMSDQARTAYANVHRGLHTLANETTEAYEGAREKVRRFLNAPSEENIIFTKGGTEAMNLVANGITDMIEPGDEIVLSVMEHHSNIVPWHFLRERHGAVLKWVPVLGDGSLDMEALEAAVGPKTKLVSLTHMSNVLGTKVDAKRATEIAHAAGAYILIDGCQAGVHLDLDVQDIGCDFYVLTGHKIYGPSGIGALYGTAEALDALRPYQGGGEMIEIVEQDRVTYNVAPHKFEAGTPPILQAIGFGAAIDWLSAFDMDAVRAHESALLQKATAELSAINGIRIHGTSDGKGPVLSFSVEGVHPHDIAQLLDRYGVAIRAGHHCAQPLMNHLGVSATARASFALYNTEQEVDVFIEALNKARGMLL, encoded by the coding sequence ATGGCACGTGCTCTCGATCTCAATGCCGTTCGGGCGGAATTCCCGATTCTCAGCCGCGAAGTGAATGGACGCCCACTCGTCTATCTCGACAATGCGGCGAGCGCGCAGACGCCTGACGCTGTTCTGGACTGCATGTCGGATCAGGCACGGACTGCCTATGCCAATGTGCACCGCGGCCTTCATACGCTGGCGAACGAGACGACGGAGGCTTATGAGGGCGCCCGCGAGAAAGTACGCCGCTTCCTGAACGCCCCGAGCGAAGAGAACATCATATTCACCAAGGGCGGCACCGAGGCGATGAATCTCGTCGCCAATGGCATAACGGACATGATTGAGCCGGGCGATGAGATCGTCCTGTCCGTGATGGAGCATCACTCCAACATCGTCCCGTGGCACTTCCTGAGAGAACGCCATGGTGCCGTCCTGAAATGGGTGCCCGTCCTCGGTGACGGTTCGCTCGACATGGAGGCGCTGGAGGCCGCCGTCGGGCCAAAGACGAAGCTGGTTTCGCTGACGCACATGTCCAATGTGCTTGGCACGAAGGTTGATGCGAAGCGGGCGACAGAAATCGCACACGCTGCTGGCGCTTATATCCTGATTGATGGCTGCCAGGCCGGCGTTCACCTGGATCTCGACGTTCAGGACATTGGTTGCGACTTCTATGTGCTGACAGGTCACAAGATCTATGGCCCGAGCGGTATCGGCGCGCTCTATGGAACAGCAGAGGCGCTAGATGCGCTGCGTCCCTATCAGGGCGGCGGCGAGATGATTGAGATCGTCGAGCAGGACCGGGTCACTTACAATGTCGCCCCACACAAGTTTGAGGCGGGCACGCCGCCAATCCTGCAGGCAATCGGCTTTGGCGCCGCCATCGACTGGTTGTCCGCATTCGACATGGACGCCGTGCGGGCGCATGAATCCGCGCTTCTGCAGAAGGCAACGGCAGAGCTTTCTGCCATCAATGGCATCCGCATTCACGGTACATCTGACGGCAAGGGCCCTGTCCTGTCGTTCAGTGTTGAGGGCGTGCACCCGCATGATATTGCGCAGCTACTCGACCGCTATGGTGTTGCCATACGTGCAGGTCACCATTGCGCTCAGCCTTTGATGAACCACCTAGGTGTTAGTGCAACCGCACGGGCGAGCTTTGCGCTCTATAACACAGAGCAAGAAGTCGACGTGTTCATCGAGGCGCTAAACAAAGCGCGCGGAATGCTGTTATAA
- a CDS encoding iron-sulfur cluster assembly accessory protein: MARRPRPQLVKLTDEAARRVEEIMTEKGAGYLRVGVKNGGCAGMEYVMDYVDAPAELDEVVEDNGVKIVVDSKAVLFLLGSIVDYETTLLHEKFVFRNPNQTDACGCGESVTIAPAAL, encoded by the coding sequence ATGGCCAGAAGACCACGTCCCCAACTCGTCAAGCTCACCGATGAAGCGGCTCGCCGCGTCGAGGAGATCATGACCGAAAAAGGTGCTGGCTATCTCAGGGTCGGCGTCAAGAATGGCGGCTGCGCCGGCATGGAATACGTCATGGACTATGTCGACGCGCCGGCCGAACTCGATGAAGTCGTCGAAGACAATGGTGTGAAGATCGTTGTCGACTCGAAGGCCGTGCTCTTCCTGCTCGGCTCTATCGTCGACTATGAAACAACGCTGCTTCACGAGAAGTTCGTGTTCCGTAACCCGAACCAGACCGACGCTTGTGGTTGCGGCGAGAGCGTTACAATCGCCCCCGCCGCACTTTAG
- the yajC gene encoding preprotein translocase subunit YajC, whose product MNSRLVLAGLTAASLAPLASAQEAGGATGGIIGQLIFFVPLILIFYFLLIRPANQRQKKHRQMIEAIVRGDTVITSGGLIGKVVKVTEQELSVELADGVRVRVVRSMVADVRSKNDPAPAANDTKAS is encoded by the coding sequence ATGAATTCAAGACTGGTCCTGGCTGGCCTGACAGCAGCAAGCCTCGCACCATTAGCCTCAGCACAGGAAGCTGGCGGCGCAACCGGCGGAATTATCGGTCAGCTCATCTTTTTCGTGCCGCTGATCCTTATCTTCTACTTCCTGCTCATTCGCCCGGCGAACCAGCGTCAGAAGAAACATCGCCAGATGATTGAAGCAATCGTGCGCGGCGATACGGTGATCACGTCAGGTGGCCTTATTGGCAAAGTCGTTAAAGTCACTGAGCAAGAGCTCAGCGTCGAGCTCGCCGACGGCGTGCGCGTGCGCGTCGTACGCTCCATGGTCGCAGACGTCCGCAGCAAGAACGATCCGGCACCGGCCGCGAACGATACCAAAGCGTCCTGA
- a CDS encoding 1-acyl-sn-glycerol-3-phosphate acyltransferase, which produces MIRGYIFTGVYYVLSFICVMLALPAMLLPGQGAVRGLVRLYTLSIRFVLRWIAGICTDIRGRHNLPEGPFIVAAKHQSWGDGFLIYPEVNNLVFVTGDHLEKFPFVGGILHKLGAIVIDTCGGSHRRAESLAEGVQQAKTEGRRVLIYPEGHLAPPGFHFPYKPGVWHMQQAMGVPVVPVATNLGLFWQQQEIRKQPGRAAVEFLEPIQPGLSKQEFLAELTRRIEGATTTLLNEVGSSKTFESQKLPEPVKPIA; this is translated from the coding sequence ATGATCAGAGGCTATATCTTCACAGGCGTTTACTACGTCCTGTCCTTCATTTGCGTGATGCTTGCCCTGCCCGCCATGCTCCTGCCTGGTCAGGGCGCCGTTCGCGGTCTCGTTCGCCTGTACACGCTTTCGATCCGCTTTGTGCTTCGATGGATTGCCGGCATCTGCACCGACATTCGCGGCAGGCACAATCTTCCGGAGGGGCCATTCATAGTTGCAGCCAAACACCAGAGCTGGGGCGATGGATTTCTGATCTACCCGGAAGTGAACAACCTCGTTTTCGTGACCGGCGACCATCTGGAGAAGTTCCCTTTCGTCGGCGGGATCCTGCACAAGCTTGGCGCGATCGTGATCGACACGTGCGGGGGCAGCCACCGGCGCGCTGAATCGCTCGCCGAAGGTGTGCAGCAGGCGAAGACCGAAGGTCGCCGCGTTCTGATCTATCCGGAAGGCCACCTCGCTCCCCCCGGCTTCCACTTCCCGTACAAGCCGGGCGTCTGGCACATGCAGCAGGCGATGGGGGTACCAGTGGTGCCGGTCGCGACCAATCTTGGTCTCTTCTGGCAACAACAGGAGATCAGAAAGCAGCCCGGACGCGCTGCTGTGGAGTTTCTTGAGCCGATCCAGCCGGGGCTTTCGAAGCAGGAGTTTCTGGCGGAACTGACCCGGCGCATAGAGGGTGCAACGACAACACTTCTGAACGAGGTCGGCTCGTCAAAAACCTTTGAGAGTCAGAAGCTTCCCGAGCCAGTGAAGCCAATCGCCTGA
- a CDS encoding TetR/AcrR family transcriptional regulator gives MPDPSQNKLRTRNARPKIERAALKLFIDEGINAATTREIANAAGVSEGALYRHYKGKDELALSLFMATHNRLGEMLREALSAPGSLEERVARAVDAYCAIADDDWLLFSFHLVSLNRFLPHDERRSDDPVTILETLVAAMMKSGEIPEGDPALTTAMCLGVVMQSGLNKVYNRLPGPFAAHAPTFTRTILAILHQK, from the coding sequence ATGCCCGATCCGTCACAGAACAAATTACGTACCCGCAACGCCCGTCCGAAGATCGAGCGAGCTGCGCTGAAACTGTTCATTGATGAAGGGATCAATGCGGCAACGACGCGCGAAATAGCCAATGCGGCAGGTGTGTCTGAGGGCGCGTTGTACCGGCACTATAAGGGCAAGGATGAACTTGCGCTGTCCCTCTTCATGGCCACTCACAACCGGCTCGGGGAAATGCTGCGTGAGGCATTGTCGGCACCGGGCTCGCTGGAAGAGCGCGTTGCGCGCGCCGTGGACGCCTATTGCGCGATCGCAGATGATGACTGGTTGCTCTTCTCGTTTCACCTCGTCTCGCTGAACAGGTTCCTGCCGCATGATGAGCGGCGAAGCGATGATCCGGTGACCATTCTGGAGACGTTGGTCGCGGCGATGATGAAATCCGGCGAAATTCCTGAGGGGGACCCAGCACTGACAACAGCGATGTGCCTTGGCGTCGTCATGCAGTCCGGCCTCAACAAAGTCTATAACCGCCTGCCCGGGCCGTTCGCTGCCCATGCGCCAACGTTTACCCGGACCATTCTCGCCATCCTCCATCAGAAATAG
- a CDS encoding serine hydroxymethyltransferase: MPDTSSSASFDRTRFFSAGVNDTDKELADAIAKELDRQQHEIELIASENIVSKAVLDAQGSVLTNKYAEGYPGKRYYGGCQFVDLAENLAIERATKLFNCEYANVQPNSGSQANQAVFQALIKPGDTILGMSLDAGGHLTHGAKPNQSGKWFNAVQYGVREDTHLIDFDEVRALAKEHQPKLIIAGGSAYPRQIDFAKFREIADEVGAWFMVDMAHFAGLVAGGAHPNPLDHCHVATTTTHKTLRGPRGGMVVTNDETIAKKVNSAVFPGIQGGPLMHVIAAKAVAFGEALTDDFRAYAAQVVKNARAMSEAAKASGLDLVSGGTDTHVALIDLRPKKVTGKDAEAALGRAYITCNKNGVPFDPEKPAITSGIRVGSPAGTTRGFGEAEFRQIGEWIGEIVDAVASGDPSSTEARIAEDVKALTARFPIYETLG, from the coding sequence ATGCCCGATACGTCTTCTTCGGCAAGCTTTGACCGTACGCGCTTCTTCTCCGCCGGTGTGAATGACACCGACAAGGAGCTTGCAGATGCGATCGCGAAGGAGCTTGACCGTCAGCAGCACGAGATCGAGCTGATCGCCTCTGAAAACATTGTCTCAAAGGCGGTTCTGGACGCGCAGGGTTCGGTCCTCACGAACAAGTATGCAGAGGGCTATCCGGGCAAGCGCTACTATGGCGGCTGCCAGTTTGTGGACCTTGCTGAAAACCTCGCCATTGAGCGGGCAACAAAGCTCTTCAACTGCGAATATGCCAACGTCCAGCCTAATTCCGGTAGCCAGGCAAACCAGGCCGTCTTCCAGGCGCTGATCAAGCCGGGCGACACCATTCTGGGCATGAGCCTCGATGCAGGCGGCCACCTCACCCATGGCGCAAAACCGAACCAATCGGGCAAATGGTTCAACGCGGTCCAGTATGGCGTTCGCGAAGATACCCACCTCATCGACTTTGATGAGGTCCGCGCACTTGCGAAAGAGCACCAGCCAAAGCTTATCATCGCAGGTGGTTCCGCCTATCCGCGCCAGATCGACTTTGCGAAGTTCCGTGAGATCGCTGACGAGGTCGGCGCCTGGTTCATGGTGGACATGGCGCACTTCGCAGGCCTCGTCGCGGGCGGCGCGCACCCGAACCCACTCGATCATTGTCACGTCGCTACGACGACGACCCACAAGACGCTTCGCGGCCCTCGCGGCGGCATGGTGGTTACCAATGACGAGACCATCGCCAAGAAAGTAAACTCGGCAGTCTTCCCGGGCATCCAGGGCGGCCCACTCATGCACGTGATCGCTGCAAAAGCGGTTGCTTTCGGAGAGGCGCTCACCGACGACTTCCGCGCCTATGCCGCGCAGGTCGTGAAGAATGCGCGCGCCATGTCCGAGGCAGCAAAGGCTTCCGGTCTCGATCTCGTTTCCGGCGGCACCGACACGCATGTCGCCCTGATCGATCTTCGCCCGAAGAAAGTCACCGGCAAGGATGCGGAGGCCGCTCTTGGCCGCGCCTACATCACCTGTAACAAGAACGGCGTGCCATTTGATCCTGAGAAGCCAGCGATCACCAGCGGTATCCGCGTCGGGTCACCTGCGGGTACGACGCGCGGGTTCGGCGAGGCAGAATTCCGACAGATCGGCGAATGGATCGGTGAAATCGTCGATGCCGTCGCAAGCGGCGATCCATCCTCAACCGAGGCGCGCATCGCCGAAGATGTGAAAGCGCTGACTGCCCGTTTCCCCATATACGAAACGCTGGGATAG
- a CDS encoding SUF system Fe-S cluster assembly protein — translation MSLSETPETSEDTSGSKIPQEELDRLTDELIMAFKSVFDPEIPVDIYELGLIYKVDIDDDRKVDIDMTLTAPGCPVAGDMPGWVENAARTVEGVKDVEVRLTFDPPWDPSRMSDEARLALNML, via the coding sequence ATGAGCCTCTCAGAAACGCCGGAAACGAGCGAAGACACCAGCGGATCGAAGATCCCGCAGGAAGAACTCGATCGGCTGACCGATGAGCTGATCATGGCGTTCAAATCGGTGTTCGACCCGGAAATTCCCGTCGACATCTACGAACTGGGCCTGATCTATAAGGTCGACATCGATGACGATCGCAAGGTCGATATCGACATGACGCTGACGGCCCCAGGCTGCCCGGTTGCAGGCGACATGCCCGGCTGGGTCGAGAACGCAGCCCGCACTGTGGAAGGTGTCAAGGACGTCGAGGTCCGTCTGACCTTCGACCCACCATGGGATCCGTCACGTATGTCCGACGAAGCGCGTCTTGCGCTGAACATGCTCTAG
- a CDS encoding class II aldolase/adducin family protein gives MPDDMKSIDVKSAVSAEEWQARVDCAMLYRLTALHGWDDMIFTHISHRVPGPEHHFLINPYGMLFDEITASSLVKVDLEGNIVMDTPYFINPAGFTIHSAIHANREDANVVMHLHTDQGVAVSSQKEGLLPISQTAMIVRADVAYHDYEGVALDLDERERLVADLGPQKHSMLLRNHGTLTCGETAAMTFTRMFFLERACSMQVMALSAGRDGVLECDVDLQGKVAGQGGMTGHSSGMGSLTEKLVWPAMKRKLDRQSPGYDT, from the coding sequence ATGCCGGACGATATGAAATCAATTGATGTGAAGAGCGCTGTTTCCGCAGAGGAATGGCAGGCGCGCGTGGATTGCGCGATGCTCTACCGTCTCACAGCCCTGCACGGCTGGGACGACATGATCTTCACGCACATCTCGCACCGCGTCCCGGGTCCTGAGCATCACTTCCTGATCAATCCATACGGCATGCTCTTCGACGAGATCACCGCGAGCTCGCTGGTCAAGGTCGACCTTGAGGGCAATATCGTGATGGACACGCCATACTTCATCAATCCGGCGGGCTTCACCATCCACTCGGCAATTCACGCGAATCGCGAAGACGCGAACGTCGTCATGCACCTGCATACCGATCAGGGCGTTGCCGTTTCCTCGCAGAAGGAAGGCCTGCTTCCGATTTCGCAGACTGCGATGATCGTGCGCGCTGACGTTGCCTATCACGACTATGAGGGCGTGGCGCTCGACCTGGACGAGCGTGAGCGCCTTGTTGCTGACCTTGGTCCACAGAAGCACTCCATGCTGCTGCGCAACCACGGCACGCTGACCTGCGGCGAGACTGCGGCCATGACCTTCACGCGTATGTTCTTCCTGGAGCGCGCCTGTTCCATGCAGGTGATGGCGCTGTCGGCAGGCCGCGACGGCGTGCTCGAATGTGATGTTGACCTGCAAGGCAAAGTGGCCGGGCAGGGCGGCATGACCGGCCACAGCTCTGGCATGGGCTCACTGACCGAAAAGCTCGTCTGGCCAGCCATGAAACGCAAACTGGACCGCCAGTCGCCGGGCTACGACACCTGA
- the secD gene encoding protein translocase subunit SecD, translated as MLNFPAWKVSLILIVLLWGTLMAIPNAFTDGFLGVQPREPESEAPQDIAAYQAQMDAAEESWWPSFLPTNKVNLGLDLQGGVYLLTQIDPAEVAANRLETLQTDIVQALNRDPLIQRDVPEQQGTTLPIQLRNPEDMEEALRRLRRINPTIGATGGDRVLSIERVGPQRIMVSVSEDAQQALAADAQGTMITIIRRRLDPDGVSEVSITPQGDTRIVIEAPGEADPRRIKNILSQAGRLTFNMANMDPSAVNAAQATRPPPGFELLVDEFGRPMLVSRTPVVTGSDIASASQGRNPDDNSPAVDFRLNGTGAERFGQTTANNRGEIFAIVLDGTIMSAPRINEPIWGGNVQITGQFTLEEAQDLADIIEAGELPAKLNFIEERTVGPGLGADSIAAGTNASLIGLALVGVFMIIAYGLIGSFAVGSLLANIVLILGALSGLGATLTLPGIAGIVLTIGMAVDANVIVFERIREEQRNGRSPTTAVIAGYERALSTILDANITTFIAAAILYLLGSGPVKGFAVTLAIGIVTSVFTAFVVTRWFTAMWLRLARPRKLSI; from the coding sequence ATGCTGAATTTTCCGGCCTGGAAAGTAAGTCTTATCCTGATCGTGCTCCTTTGGGGTACGCTCATGGCAATTCCAAACGCGTTTACGGATGGCTTCCTCGGCGTTCAGCCGCGCGAACCAGAATCTGAAGCACCGCAGGACATCGCGGCCTACCAAGCGCAAATGGATGCAGCCGAGGAATCCTGGTGGCCCAGTTTCCTTCCCACCAATAAAGTCAACCTCGGGCTCGACCTTCAGGGCGGCGTCTATCTACTGACTCAGATCGATCCGGCAGAAGTTGCCGCAAACCGCCTCGAAACCCTCCAGACCGATATCGTTCAGGCGCTCAATCGCGACCCACTCATCCAGCGCGATGTGCCGGAACAGCAGGGGACGACACTTCCGATCCAGTTGCGTAATCCAGAAGATATGGAAGAAGCGCTGCGCCGCCTTCGTCGCATCAATCCGACCATTGGCGCGACCGGCGGCGACCGTGTTCTTTCAATCGAGCGTGTTGGCCCTCAGCGTATCATGGTGAGCGTGAGTGAGGATGCTCAGCAGGCGCTCGCCGCTGACGCGCAAGGCACGATGATCACGATCATTCGCCGCCGCCTTGACCCTGATGGCGTCAGCGAGGTCTCCATCACACCGCAAGGCGATACGCGTATCGTCATCGAAGCCCCAGGTGAAGCTGACCCACGGCGCATCAAGAATATCCTCAGCCAGGCTGGCCGTCTGACCTTCAACATGGCGAACATGGACCCGTCAGCCGTCAACGCGGCGCAGGCAACGCGTCCGCCACCAGGTTTTGAGCTTCTGGTGGATGAGTTCGGCCGCCCTATGCTGGTCAGCAGGACGCCCGTGGTCACCGGCAGCGACATCGCAAGCGCAAGTCAGGGCCGCAACCCGGACGACAACTCGCCGGCCGTGGATTTCCGCCTCAATGGCACCGGTGCCGAACGCTTCGGTCAGACGACCGCCAATAATCGGGGCGAGATCTTCGCAATCGTTCTCGACGGCACGATCATGTCAGCGCCGAGAATCAATGAGCCGATCTGGGGCGGCAACGTCCAGATCACCGGACAATTCACGCTCGAAGAAGCTCAGGACCTCGCCGACATTATCGAAGCCGGTGAGCTTCCAGCCAAGCTGAACTTTATCGAAGAGCGCACGGTGGGGCCGGGCCTTGGCGCTGACTCCATTGCAGCTGGTACAAATGCAAGCCTTATCGGCCTCGCGCTCGTCGGTGTGTTCATGATCATCGCCTACGGCCTGATCGGCAGCTTCGCTGTCGGCTCGCTGCTCGCCAATATCGTTCTGATCCTCGGTGCGCTTTCTGGCCTTGGCGCGACGCTGACCCTGCCGGGTATTGCAGGTATCGTCCTCACCATTGGTATGGCTGTTGACGCAAACGTCATCGTCTTTGAACGGATCCGTGAAGAGCAACGCAATGGCCGCTCTCCGACGACGGCGGTCATCGCAGGCTATGAGCGCGCGCTGTCGACGATCCTCGATGCCAACATCACAACCTTCATCGCCGCCGCGATCCTTTACCTGCTTGGCTCCGGCCCGGTGAAAGGCTTCGCAGTGACGCTCGCCATCGGTATCGTGACATCGGTGTTCACGGCGTTCGTCGTGACCCGCTGGTTTACCGCCATGTGGCTGCGCCTCGCGCGCCCTCGCAAGCTTTCGATTTAG